AACCGCTTGGCGCAGCGCAAGCAGTCCATGGCCACGTTGCCGGCGCCAATCACCGCCACCCGCCGCCCCACCGGCACCGGGGTGTCGTAATCGGGAAAGGCGTAGCCTTTCATGAGGTTGACCCGGGTCAGGAACTCGTTGGCGGAAAGCACGCCGATGAGCTCCTCCCCCGGGATGCCCAAAAACGATGGCAAGCCGGCACCGGTGCCGAAGAACACCGCATCGTAGCCGTACTCCCAAAACAGCTCTTCCACGGTGGCGGTTTTCCCCACCACAAAGTTGGTGCGGATTTCCACCCCCATCTTCTTGAGGTTTTCCACCTCGTACTCCACGATGGCTTTGGGCAAACGGAACTCGGGAATCCCGTAAAGCAAAACCCCGCCCGGCTTATGCAAGGCCTCAAAGATCGTGACCTTGTGGCCCAGGCGTGCCAGATCCGCAGCACAGGTCAAACCCGCCGGCCCCGAACCAATCACCGCCACCTTGTGGCCGCTCCACGGGGGAACTTCGGGCATGCGCACGGTGCCGGACTGGCGTTCGTAATCCGCCACGAACCGCTCCAGGTAGCCAATCCCCACCGGCGAAAACTTCTTGCCCAGCACGCACAGCGCCTCGCACTGGTCCTCCTGCGGGCAAACCCGCCCGCAAATGGCCGGCAGGGTGTTGGCTTCCTTGATCTTAGCGACGGCTTTGGCAAACTCCCCTTGCCGCACCAGATCCACGAACGTGGGGATATCAATTTGCACCGGACAGCCCTGCACACAGGGGTGATCCGGGCACTGCAGGCAGCGCTGGGCTTCTTCCATGGCCATTTGCGGTGTATAGCCCAAGGCCACCTCCTGGAAGTTGCGGATCCGCACCTCTGGGGGCTGTTCAGGAATGTGGTGCCGCGGAATCTTGGTGCGTTCCTTTTTGGGTAGTTCAGGAAGTCCCGTCATGGCCTTAAACCCTCCCCCCGGCCGCTTCAAGGGCCACACACTGATGGCTTTCCAAAAACCGTTGCTTGGCCAGTTGCTCTTGCGGCAGGTAGGTGCGCAAGCGCTTGATGAGCAAATCAAAATCCACCTGATGGGCATCAAACTCCGGCCCATCCACGCACACGAATTTGGGCTGTCCTCCCACCAGCACCCGGCAGCCGCCGCACATCCCCGTGCCGTCAACCATGATGGTGTTGAGAGAGCAAAGGGTGGGGATGGCCAGCGGCCGGGTCATTTCCGCCGCCGCCTTCATCATCACCGCCGGGCCCACCGCCACCACGTAGTCCGGCCGCTCGCTAGCCAAGACGTCAGCAAGGGCGTGAGTGACGAGCCCCTTTCGACCCAGGGACCCGTCGTCGGTGGTAATCCACATTTCTTCCGAGAGCGCCGCCATCTCCTCTCGCAGGATGACCAGGTCGCGGCTGCGGCCACCCAAAATCGAGAGAACGCGGTTGCCGGCCTCCTTCATGGCCTTGGCAATGGGCAGCAGCGGCGCAATTCCGGCCCCCCCTCCCACGCACACCACCGTGCCCCACCGTTCCACATGGGTGGGCGTCCCCAAAGGACCCACCACCGCGTACAGGCAGTCCCCCTCCTCCATGAGCCCCATTTCCATGGTGGTCTTCCCCACCTCCTGCACCACCAAGGTAATGGTGCCGGCCTCCTTATCGGAGCCGGCAATGGTGAGGGGGATGCGTTCCCCGTGTTCGTGGAGCATCACCAGCACAAACTGCCCGGCTCGGTGTTTGCGGGCAATTTCCGGTGCGGCAATAACGTAACGCTTAAACTGCGGCGCCAGGCTTTCTTTTTTGAGGATTTGGAACATGGACTCTCCCGCCCCCTGGAACTCCCCGGGGCGGCTGATTATCTCAAATTAACGGATTCTACGCAACCGTCATTGGACTGTCGGTTAACGACCTGCGGGCAAGAGCAAAGCCACCGCCAAACCAGCAAGGGCCAAAAGACCGGTAACCAGGGGAACCCCGGTCACTCCCCAGTGACCCAGCACCAGCTGACCGGTGATCGGCCCCACGATGCGGGCCAGCGAGCCCACGCCTTGAAAAGCCCCCAGGGCTTCCCCCTGCGCTGCGGCCGGGCTTTGTCGGGAAACCCAGGAGGACAGCGCCGGGCTGACCAGGCCCTGCCCCAAGGCCAGAAGCGGCAGCACCAGAAGCACCGTGGGCACGGTTGTGGCGCCCACCAGCAAACCCAGCCCCAGAGCTACCAACCCCAGGCCGGCCACCACCAACACTTTGGGAGGAACGCGCCCGGGAATCTTCCTCACCAGAAAACCCTGCACCAGCACCGCCAAAAGCCCCACGTAAGCGAAAAGCCAGGCCACCCGCGCCGCGGGAAGCGCGAAGCGGGCGTGGAGGAACTGGGCAAAGGTCACCTCAAAGGCGGCCCAGGCGGTAACGGTCAAAAACCCCACCACCAAAAGACCACCCAAACCCCGAGCCCCGGCCAGGGGCACACGCCGAACGACCGCTTCCTGCCCCGGCTTGCGGGTTTCCGGCAAAGCCCGGAACGCCGAAAGCCAGGCCACCGCCGAGAAAGCCGCGGCCGCCAGGCCCGGCAACCGAGGGGAAAAGCTCAGCAAAAGCCCGGCCAAGGCCGGGCCAGCCACGAACCCCAAACCAAACGCCGCGCCAATGAGCCCCATGCCCTTGGCGCGTTCCTCGGGAGGCGTGACATCGGCAATCACCGCTTGGGCGGTGGCCACGTTCCCCCCGGCAATCCCCGCCACCACCCGGGACGCAAACAGCATGGCCAAGGAATCGGCCAGGCCAAAGAGAAGGTAGCCCACGGCCGAGCCGGCCAGCGACACCAGCAGCACCGGCCTTCGCCCCCAGCGGTCCGAAAGCGCTCCCAGGATCGGGGAAAAGACAAACTGCATGGCCGAGTAGCTGGCCAAAAGCAAACCGAAAACCCAAGGGGGAGGGGCGTACTGCTCGGCGTAGAGGGGCAAAAGCGGGATGACCATGCCAAAACCCACCAAATCCATAAACACCACGGCAAAAAG
This is a stretch of genomic DNA from Thermoanaerobaculum aquaticum. It encodes these proteins:
- a CDS encoding sulfide/dihydroorotate dehydrogenase-like FAD/NAD-binding protein; the encoded protein is MFQILKKESLAPQFKRYVIAAPEIARKHRAGQFVLVMLHEHGERIPLTIAGSDKEAGTITLVVQEVGKTTMEMGLMEEGDCLYAVVGPLGTPTHVERWGTVVCVGGGAGIAPLLPIAKAMKEAGNRVLSILGGRSRDLVILREEMAALSEEMWITTDDGSLGRKGLVTHALADVLASERPDYVVAVGPAVMMKAAAEMTRPLAIPTLCSLNTIMVDGTGMCGGCRVLVGGQPKFVCVDGPEFDAHQVDFDLLIKRLRTYLPQEQLAKQRFLESHQCVALEAAGGRV
- a CDS encoding tetracycline resistance MFS efflux pump, translating into MSRRVLTVLFAVVFMDLVGFGMVIPLLPLYAEQYAPPPWVFGLLLASYSAMQFVFSPILGALSDRWGRRPVLLVSLAGSAVGYLLFGLADSLAMLFASRVVAGIAGGNVATAQAVIADVTPPEERAKGMGLIGAAFGLGFVAGPALAGLLLSFSPRLPGLAAAAFSAVAWLSAFRALPETRKPGQEAVVRRVPLAGARGLGGLLVVGFLTVTAWAAFEVTFAQFLHARFALPAARVAWLFAYVGLLAVLVQGFLVRKIPGRVPPKVLVVAGLGLVALGLGLLVGATTVPTVLLVLPLLALGQGLVSPALSSWVSRQSPAAAQGEALGAFQGVGSLARIVGPITGQLVLGHWGVTGVPLVTGLLALAGLAVALLLPAGR
- the gltA gene encoding NADPH-dependent glutamate synthase, producing the protein MTGLPELPKKERTKIPRHHIPEQPPEVRIRNFQEVALGYTPQMAMEEAQRCLQCPDHPCVQGCPVQIDIPTFVDLVRQGEFAKAVAKIKEANTLPAICGRVCPQEDQCEALCVLGKKFSPVGIGYLERFVADYERQSGTVRMPEVPPWSGHKVAVIGSGPAGLTCAADLARLGHKVTIFEALHKPGGVLLYGIPEFRLPKAIVEYEVENLKKMGVEIRTNFVVGKTATVEELFWEYGYDAVFFGTGAGLPSFLGIPGEELIGVLSANEFLTRVNLMKGYAFPDYDTPVPVGRRVAVIGAGNVAMDCLRCAKRLGAEEVMCIYRRTRAESPARIEELQRAEEEGIDFRWLSAPLEIYGNADGFVTGMKIQRMELGEPDASGRRRPVPIPGSEYEIAVDMVIVAIGQSPNPLATRVTPGLQLDRHGCIIVDPETQMSSIPGVFAGGDIVTGAATVILAMGAGKKAAQGIHEWLAKLDRGEVSKPRFDAVPAAQAPVHP